The following proteins are co-located in the Halocatena salina genome:
- a CDS encoding RNA ligase partner protein, with amino-acid sequence MAGSLPRQRFVLDTSLFITDEIREAGRSLQETILHLLDLVATARLELNISCYMPPSIHDELGTMLRDREVSDAVHSRLDTWVVRKSPDRYGVTIPADIVYEFIDEMSDRVNRGLRVSEEAIREVEQLDPTELASDADRSEYMTEADRILSDMRDKYRRALQRGVLDSREDFDLLVLARELDAGVVTEDRGIISWADEFGLRYVRAGQFPTLLEEYLRATGVENYGSEA; translated from the coding sequence ATGGCTGGATCGCTTCCACGCCAGCGGTTCGTGCTCGATACGTCCCTGTTCATCACGGACGAGATACGCGAGGCAGGACGTTCACTCCAGGAAACCATCTTACATCTACTCGATCTCGTGGCAACGGCTCGGCTCGAACTCAACATTTCCTGTTACATGCCGCCATCCATCCACGACGAACTCGGGACGATGCTGCGCGATCGAGAGGTGAGTGATGCAGTTCACTCTCGACTCGACACGTGGGTCGTCAGAAAAAGCCCTGACCGGTACGGTGTTACGATTCCTGCGGACATCGTGTATGAGTTCATCGACGAGATGAGCGACCGCGTGAATCGTGGCCTTCGCGTCTCGGAGGAAGCGATTCGGGAGGTTGAGCAACTCGATCCAACCGAGTTGGCAAGCGACGCCGACCGAAGCGAATACATGACGGAGGCCGACCGCATCCTCTCGGACATGCGGGATAAGTATCGTCGGGCGCTCCAACGAGGGGTCCTCGACTCGCGCGAAGATTTCGATCTACTCGTGCTCGCCCGAGAACTCGACGCCGGGGTCGTGACCGAAGACCGGGGTATCATCTCGTGGGCCGACGAGTTCGGTCTTCGATACGTTCGGGCGGGCCAGTTCCCGACGCTTCTCGAAGAGTATCTCAGGGCTACTGGAGTCGAAAATTACGGTAGTGAGGCGTAA
- a CDS encoding alkaline phosphatase D family protein has product MEGVDQFESDRRTFLHRAGATAMVVGFAPASGPATGAAEETKGPFENDPFTLGVASGDPLPDSVVLWTRLAPEPLSEDGGMPDRSVPVQWWVARDEEMDGIVKTGTTNADSAWAHSVHVDVGGLAANTEYFYQFTVGPYRSPVGRTKTAPKAGTEIDSLTFAFASCQNYPAGYHTAHAKIAHDKPDVAIHLGDYIYEGKQEGSLGRGHEPPREITSKDDYRIRYAQYKTDPDLQAAHAACPWIVTWDDHEVENNYADEISQNEDPPAEFLERRANAYQAYFEHQPLRPTRKPDGPDLPLYRRFTFGELVEFNVLDTRQYRDDQVYSGDAAADPDRTLLGDEQESWLFEGLTESNTRWNVLANQVPVAPTDENPHPEKREFGGGDKWDGYRASRERLLSVLERDSVRNPVVITGDVHRNYAYDVKADATDPDAETVATEYVGTSISSFGDGTGLTGYDSELGEPWQQFANDDRGYVRCTITPDQWRTDYRVVSTVEKPNASVETIASFVTGDREPGAQLDSERPPHEPLVITEIQPNSPDSDDLEEEYVILRNTGDTTVDCSGFRLGFEGWESQFYTFDEFTLDAGQTVTVRNGTGKDTASTRYTGFDDPVLNDSSPDLVIVANDDGIVLDEASYAPNQEQRETNSISANQ; this is encoded by the coding sequence ATGGAAGGCGTAGATCAATTCGAGAGCGACCGACGGACGTTTCTCCATCGGGCAGGAGCAACCGCGATGGTCGTCGGCTTTGCTCCCGCGAGTGGTCCGGCCACCGGTGCGGCCGAGGAAACGAAAGGACCGTTCGAGAACGATCCGTTCACTCTGGGGGTCGCATCGGGTGATCCCCTCCCGGACTCTGTCGTGCTCTGGACGCGCCTTGCCCCGGAACCGCTATCGGAGGACGGGGGGATGCCGGATCGCTCCGTTCCCGTGCAGTGGTGGGTGGCACGCGACGAAGAGATGGACGGCATCGTCAAGACGGGCACGACGAACGCCGATTCGGCGTGGGCCCATTCGGTACACGTCGACGTTGGCGGACTGGCAGCGAACACCGAATACTTCTACCAGTTTACCGTTGGACCGTATCGGAGTCCCGTCGGTCGCACGAAGACGGCTCCAAAAGCGGGGACGGAGATCGATTCACTCACGTTCGCATTTGCCTCGTGTCAGAACTATCCTGCCGGGTATCATACGGCGCACGCAAAGATCGCCCACGACAAACCGGACGTAGCCATTCATCTTGGAGATTACATTTATGAGGGAAAACAAGAAGGATCGCTCGGCCGCGGGCACGAACCACCCAGAGAGATCACATCGAAAGACGACTATCGAATCCGGTACGCCCAGTATAAGACTGATCCGGACCTCCAAGCCGCCCACGCGGCTTGTCCGTGGATCGTGACATGGGACGATCATGAAGTGGAGAACAACTACGCCGACGAGATCTCCCAGAACGAGGATCCACCCGCGGAGTTCCTCGAACGCCGAGCCAACGCCTACCAAGCGTACTTCGAGCACCAACCGCTGCGTCCCACCCGCAAACCGGACGGTCCGGATCTCCCACTATACCGGCGGTTCACGTTCGGGGAGTTGGTCGAGTTCAACGTATTAGATACTCGTCAATACAGAGACGATCAAGTGTACTCCGGCGACGCCGCCGCCGATCCCGATCGAACGTTACTCGGCGACGAACAGGAGTCGTGGCTATTCGAAGGACTAACGGAGTCGAACACTCGCTGGAACGTCCTTGCAAATCAGGTTCCGGTAGCCCCAACCGACGAGAACCCACATCCCGAGAAACGGGAGTTCGGAGGCGGAGACAAGTGGGACGGCTATCGGGCCAGCCGAGAGCGGTTGCTGTCCGTACTAGAACGGGACTCCGTCCGGAATCCGGTCGTGATCACCGGTGATGTTCACCGCAACTACGCGTACGACGTGAAAGCTGACGCCACCGATCCCGACGCCGAGACCGTCGCCACCGAATACGTCGGTACATCGATCTCCTCGTTCGGTGACGGCACCGGGTTGACCGGATACGATTCCGAACTGGGCGAACCGTGGCAGCAGTTCGCTAACGACGACCGGGGCTACGTTCGGTGTACGATCACTCCCGATCAGTGGCGAACCGACTACCGAGTCGTGTCGACCGTTGAAAAGCCGAACGCGTCGGTAGAAACGATCGCGTCGTTCGTGACGGGCGATCGAGAACCGGGCGCGCAACTCGACTCCGAACGACCGCCGCACGAGCCACTAGTAATCACCGAAATTCAGCCAAACTCCCCGGACAGTGACGATCTAGAGGAAGAATACGTCATCCTCCGAAACACGGGCGACACAACGGTCGACTGCTCCGGGTTCCGGCTCGGTTTCGAAGGTTGGGAAAGTCAGTTCTACACGTTCGATGAGTTCACGCTGGACGCTGGACAGACGGTAACCGTCCGGAACGGCACCGGCAAAGACACCGCCTCGACCCGCTACACTGGATTCGACGATCCCGTCTTGAACGACAGTTCACCGGATCTGGTGATCGTTGCCAACGACGACGGGATCGTCCTCGATGAGGCGTCGTATGCGCCGAACCAAGAGCAGAGGGAGACCAATTCGATTTCAGCGAACCAGTAG
- a CDS encoding ABC transporter permease, with the protein MDRGDVTVWIDQVRAFAERSLRELSGNRIMLFWAFVFPSVMYLLSVELGPTDTGSIQRAVMAVANGMFGSMFVCLFIFGEQLVTDVEDQRYEVYRALPIHPFADLMGRMVSVLCFAFGAFASTLFVAALTGASFDLHGVSSVLITVVAGTLCCVLWMVVAVPVVVVTEDERYAGFITTGIAVGTFMLTGYNGVLPALFPFEEWLLNYLPNALPTRLLVSHLVDVDQSVAIELSRAALPTNTAYLGLLMGYAVVCLTVGSAVFHRSLYKRGEWS; encoded by the coding sequence GTGGACCGGGGTGACGTTACAGTGTGGATCGATCAGGTCAGAGCCTTCGCCGAGCGGAGTTTGCGAGAGCTTTCTGGCAACCGGATTATGTTGTTTTGGGCGTTCGTTTTTCCGTCGGTCATGTATTTGTTGTCCGTGGAGTTGGGTCCTACCGACACCGGATCCATCCAGCGGGCGGTCATGGCGGTGGCAAACGGAATGTTCGGTTCGATGTTCGTTTGTCTGTTCATATTTGGCGAGCAACTGGTTACTGACGTAGAGGATCAGCGATACGAGGTGTACCGTGCGCTACCGATCCATCCGTTCGCTGATCTGATGGGACGGATGGTCTCTGTCCTCTGCTTCGCTTTCGGTGCGTTCGCCTCGACACTGTTCGTTGCCGCGCTCACAGGGGCTTCGTTCGATCTCCATGGCGTTTCGTCGGTCTTGATTACTGTCGTGGCTGGGACGTTGTGTTGTGTGCTGTGGATGGTCGTGGCGGTCCCGGTCGTCGTCGTTACTGAGGACGAACGGTACGCCGGGTTCATTACGACGGGGATCGCGGTGGGTACGTTCATGCTCACCGGGTACAACGGTGTTTTACCGGCATTGTTTCCGTTCGAGGAGTGGCTGTTGAACTACCTTCCGAACGCACTGCCTACACGGCTGTTGGTCTCTCACCTAGTCGATGTCGATCAGTCCGTGGCGATCGAGCTCTCTCGGGCGGCGTTACCGACGAACACCGCGTATCTCGGACTGCTAATGGGATATGCGGTGGTGTGTCTCACCGTCGGATCGGCGGTGTTTCACCGTTCGCTGTACAAACGGGGTGAGTGGTCGTGA
- a CDS encoding ABC transporter ATP-binding protein translates to MSSPHEIIRAQNVRKTFGDDGVLTNVDLVVEKGEILALMGKNGVGKSVLLSCLAGSEPLSSGRIEVCGVAQAGREGVAGFLLQEAMCIDRLTGRETIAFYDRLHPRFTNAWREYTDQLDLDDLDKRVDTYSGGMKRKLELVITLSIDVPVYFLDEPTAGLDLSAIQAVHAILREQRAAGKTIVVASHLPMDAGLADRIAFLQGGTIVATNTPTALLSELPPVITTASTDTADALTEHVLGGELFSDGGTVRGFVRPSLVSTVTDDSDVRTTEPTYTDVFNYYTNLSQESY, encoded by the coding sequence GTGAGTTCGCCACACGAGATCATCAGGGCACAGAACGTCCGGAAAACGTTCGGCGACGACGGCGTTCTCACGAACGTCGATCTCGTCGTCGAAAAGGGAGAGATCCTCGCGTTGATGGGGAAAAACGGCGTCGGAAAATCCGTGCTGCTGTCCTGTTTGGCGGGCAGTGAACCCCTTTCTTCCGGTCGTATCGAGGTGTGTGGCGTCGCACAAGCGGGTCGGGAAGGAGTTGCTGGCTTTCTCTTACAAGAGGCGATGTGTATCGATCGGCTCACGGGTCGAGAGACCATCGCGTTCTACGATCGGCTCCACCCGCGATTCACTAACGCGTGGCGGGAGTACACCGACCAGCTCGATCTCGATGATCTCGACAAGCGCGTCGATACGTATTCGGGCGGGATGAAACGCAAGCTTGAACTCGTGATCACGCTGTCGATCGACGTACCGGTGTACTTCCTCGACGAGCCGACAGCGGGGCTGGATCTATCGGCGATTCAGGCAGTGCACGCCATTCTCCGTGAACAGCGGGCCGCGGGCAAGACGATCGTCGTCGCCAGTCACCTGCCGATGGACGCAGGGCTTGCCGATCGCATCGCATTCCTTCAGGGAGGAACGATCGTCGCTACGAATACACCGACAGCGTTGCTGTCAGAACTCCCTCCAGTGATCACCACCGCGAGCACGGACACCGCAGACGCGCTCACCGAGCATGTGCTTGGCGGAGAACTGTTCAGCGACGGTGGAACAGTGCGCGGGTTCGTCCGTCCGAGTCTGGTGTCCACCGTTACCGATGACTCGGACGTGCGAACCACCGAACCGACGTACACGGACGTGTTCAACTACTACACGAACCTTTCCCAGGAGAGCTACTAA
- a CDS encoding IclR family transcriptional regulator has translation MEQGEKESKTIKSVENAILILEELRRTGQVGVTELSDRIGLSKGTVHHYLATLRKQNFVEKTDGAYQLGLRPLSYGGAARERERVFQIGKDGVDRLAAATGETARLVVERQGYTVTLYQSTHHDRETIPTHLGIQEDLHSTAAGKAMLSVMTDSTIDEVLERNVEYHTDNTTTETETLRSEIEEIRSRGIAFDDQEQFDGIRCVATALATEVDELLGAISVSGPVDRIDDETFHETIPQEIRNVSGVIEINSTYRDWME, from the coding sequence ATGGAGCAGGGGGAAAAAGAGAGCAAAACGATCAAATCAGTTGAGAACGCGATTTTGATCCTCGAGGAGTTGCGGCGCACGGGACAAGTGGGTGTAACCGAGCTTAGCGATCGGATCGGTCTCTCGAAAGGCACCGTACATCACTATCTTGCGACGCTTCGAAAGCAGAATTTCGTGGAGAAAACGGACGGTGCGTATCAACTCGGTCTCCGGCCACTGTCGTACGGTGGTGCTGCTCGGGAGCGCGAACGAGTGTTCCAGATCGGCAAAGACGGCGTCGATAGACTCGCAGCAGCGACGGGCGAGACAGCCCGCCTCGTCGTCGAACGACAAGGCTACACCGTGACGCTGTATCAGTCGACACACCACGATCGAGAGACGATCCCAACGCATCTAGGTATCCAGGAGGATCTCCACAGTACAGCCGCTGGCAAGGCGATGTTGTCAGTGATGACCGACAGTACCATCGACGAGGTTCTAGAACGAAACGTGGAGTACCACACCGACAACACCACGACCGAGACGGAAACGCTCCGCTCGGAAATCGAAGAGATACGATCGCGCGGAATCGCGTTCGACGATCAAGAGCAGTTCGATGGTATCCGATGTGTCGCTACGGCGCTTGCTACGGAGGTCGACGAACTACTCGGTGCGATCAGCGTGAGCGGCCCCGTCGATCGGATCGATGACGAAACGTTTCACGAGACCATCCCTCAGGAGATCAGAAACGTTTCAGGCGTCATAGAAATAAATAGTACATATCGAGACTGGATGGAATAA
- a CDS encoding Gfo/Idh/MocA family protein has product MNTNAYLDIGVVGLGTHGLHRAEILQEFGQQVYGSDASPDARQNFERRFGDDHFETPTALFEQGLDAVVITTPNKFHAPVATEAMKRGIDVFIEKPLANTLENARQIATVAEETDRICMVGYQSRFLNVCKILKWYIDRDYFGTIRHVQSAYMRRRGVPGRGSWYTSKEISGGGALIDIGIHVIDLLLYFLDESDVDDIMSTTRSDFGGRDSYAYLDMWGEDDDTQMFDVEDSVSAFLEFEDDTTATVEVAWAVNAETTHTYHIHGTEAGARLDITDVLNATADVHQSLQLFEARTGGADHYLDSSVTTNRNDPYKEQIETFIDAVATDEPPSINTVEQALAVQRIIDRIYDDN; this is encoded by the coding sequence ATGAACACCAACGCGTACCTCGACATCGGAGTGGTAGGGCTAGGGACCCACGGATTACACCGTGCGGAGATTCTTCAGGAGTTCGGACAACAGGTGTACGGATCCGACGCGAGTCCGGACGCACGGCAGAACTTCGAACGACGATTCGGTGATGATCACTTCGAAACACCGACGGCGCTCTTCGAACAGGGTCTCGATGCGGTCGTCATCACGACACCGAACAAGTTTCACGCCCCAGTCGCCACCGAGGCGATGAAGCGAGGAATCGATGTGTTCATCGAAAAACCCTTAGCGAACACGCTCGAAAACGCCCGCCAAATCGCGACTGTCGCCGAGGAAACCGATCGAATCTGTATGGTAGGGTATCAGAGCCGGTTTCTGAACGTCTGTAAGATCCTGAAATGGTATATCGATCGGGACTATTTCGGTACGATCAGACATGTTCAATCGGCCTACATGCGCCGGCGTGGCGTCCCTGGCCGGGGATCGTGGTACACCTCCAAGGAGATCTCGGGGGGAGGTGCACTGATCGACATCGGGATCCACGTGATCGATTTATTACTGTATTTTTTGGATGAATCGGATGTGGACGATATCATGTCCACGACTCGAAGCGATTTCGGCGGTCGTGATTCATATGCGTATCTCGATATGTGGGGTGAGGACGACGATACACAGATGTTCGACGTGGAGGATTCAGTGTCGGCGTTTTTGGAGTTCGAGGACGACACGACTGCGACAGTCGAGGTCGCATGGGCTGTCAACGCCGAAACCACACACACTTATCACATCCACGGCACAGAAGCCGGTGCCCGCCTCGACATCACCGATGTGTTGAACGCTACCGCTGACGTTCACCAGTCGCTCCAACTCTTCGAAGCACGAACTGGAGGGGCTGATCACTACCTCGATAGCTCGGTAACGACGAACCGAAACGACCCATACAAAGAACAGATAGAGACGTTTATCGACGCCGTCGCCACCGACGAACCGCCATCGATCAACACGGTCGAACAAGCGCTCGCCGTCCAACGGATCATAGATCGAATCTACGATGACAATTGA
- a CDS encoding ABC transporter ATP-binding protein — translation MSTDPLLRLEDVAVHFENESGLLTDESEVVRAVDGVSLSIEENDVVSLVGESGCGKTTLGKTAIGLQRPTAGHVTYRGHDIWSIRDGKSDADLSWQEIRQSLQIIHQDPGSSLNPNRRILSILSEPLRQVNPELETSERRERIYSLLERVGMSPAQDFADRYPHQLSGGEQQRVVLSRALLMNPDVILADEAISALDVSLRVEMMDLMLELQAVFDTSYIFISHDLSNARYFTQHGDGKIGVMYLGELTEVGPAKQLIEDPQHPYTSVLRWATPDLAAVDTAPQELPMRKIDVPDPVNPPSGCRFHTRCPEAREHCRTTDPQPVPVEESSVRCFRARSTSPYWDSEPIEEDEDATD, via the coding sequence ATGAGCACCGATCCCCTATTACGTCTCGAAGACGTTGCAGTCCATTTCGAGAACGAATCCGGACTGTTGACGGACGAGTCGGAGGTCGTACGGGCGGTCGATGGCGTGTCGCTCTCTATCGAGGAAAACGATGTCGTCTCTCTGGTCGGTGAAAGCGGCTGTGGAAAAACCACGCTCGGAAAAACCGCCATCGGTCTCCAGCGTCCGACTGCGGGCCATGTCACGTACCGCGGTCACGACATCTGGTCGATCCGAGATGGAAAGAGCGATGCCGATCTGTCGTGGCAGGAGATCCGCCAATCGTTGCAGATCATTCATCAGGACCCGGGCAGCTCCTTGAACCCCAACCGACGGATCCTCTCGATCCTCTCCGAACCACTCCGACAGGTCAATCCGGAATTGGAGACGAGTGAGCGCCGAGAACGCATCTATTCGCTGCTCGAACGAGTGGGGATGAGTCCAGCACAGGATTTCGCCGATCGGTACCCACATCAGCTGTCGGGCGGGGAGCAACAACGCGTCGTCCTCAGCCGTGCGTTGTTGATGAATCCCGACGTCATCCTCGCCGACGAAGCCATCAGTGCGCTTGATGTGTCGTTACGCGTCGAGATGATGGATCTCATGCTCGAACTGCAAGCCGTGTTCGATACGTCGTACATTTTCATCTCTCACGATCTTTCGAACGCCAGATATTTCACACAGCACGGTGATGGAAAGATTGGTGTGATGTATCTCGGAGAGCTTACAGAAGTTGGGCCAGCAAAACAACTCATCGAGGATCCACAGCACCCATACACTTCAGTGTTGCGCTGGGCGACACCGGATCTCGCGGCAGTCGACACGGCACCACAGGAGCTACCGATGCGAAAGATCGACGTTCCGGATCCAGTAAATCCACCTAGCGGTTGCCGGTTTCACACCCGCTGTCCGGAGGCCCGCGAGCACTGTCGGACGACTGATCCACAACCCGTCCCCGTGGAGGAATCGTCCGTCCGTTGTTTCCGTGCTCGCTCTACCAGCCCGTACTGGGACAGCGAACCGATCGAAGAGGACGAAGACGCTACCGACTGA
- a CDS encoding ABC transporter ATP-binding protein produces MSISSDTLNESQVQDPIIRMNDVSVTYDNGTSYVLDDVSLAIERNEIIGIVGESGSGKSMLASSLLDAVPDPGQLSGSVEYRPDEEQTVEVLALEDSELRSLRWEEISMVFQGAMSSFNPTMRIKEHFIETLEAHDAVVETGLDRAHELLEDLYLEPSRILGSYPHQLSGGMQQRTLIALSLVLEPDVLVMDEPTAALDLLMQQSILLLLRELREKYDLTMVFITHDLPLVASLADRLAVMYAFELVELGPASEMIDAPAHPYTRALLNATPNLNAPLAEMRPVKGKSPAPINVPSGCSYHPRCPLDTEECRTNHPPMDSVASGHTAACFHWENARTEIPLNYAEEGANDGEWR; encoded by the coding sequence ATGTCTATTAGCAGTGATACGCTGAACGAATCGCAGGTTCAAGACCCGATCATTCGAATGAACGATGTGTCCGTAACGTACGATAACGGTACTTCCTACGTGCTCGACGATGTGTCGTTGGCGATCGAGCGCAATGAAATCATCGGGATCGTCGGGGAGAGCGGCTCCGGAAAGTCGATGTTAGCGTCGTCGTTACTCGATGCGGTGCCCGATCCCGGTCAGTTGTCGGGGAGTGTGGAGTACCGTCCCGACGAGGAGCAGACCGTCGAAGTACTGGCGCTAGAAGATTCTGAGCTCCGTTCCCTGCGCTGGGAGGAGATATCGATGGTGTTCCAGGGGGCAATGAGTTCGTTCAATCCGACGATGCGGATCAAAGAGCACTTCATCGAGACGCTAGAAGCACACGATGCGGTCGTCGAGACGGGACTCGACCGGGCACATGAGTTGCTCGAAGACCTGTATCTGGAGCCAAGCCGCATACTCGGCTCCTATCCCCACCAGCTGTCGGGGGGGATGCAACAGCGAACGCTCATCGCGTTGAGTCTTGTGCTCGAACCGGACGTGTTGGTGATGGACGAGCCGACTGCAGCGCTTGACCTGTTGATGCAACAGTCTATCCTGTTGTTATTGCGAGAGTTACGGGAGAAATACGATCTGACGATGGTGTTTATCACTCACGATCTCCCATTGGTCGCGTCGCTGGCCGATCGGCTCGCGGTGATGTACGCCTTCGAACTCGTCGAACTCGGGCCGGCCAGTGAAATGATCGACGCTCCTGCCCATCCCTATACACGAGCGCTGTTGAACGCGACACCGAACCTCAATGCCCCTCTTGCGGAGATGCGACCGGTCAAAGGCAAGAGTCCGGCCCCGATCAACGTGCCGTCGGGCTGTTCGTACCACCCGCGCTGTCCACTCGATACCGAGGAGTGTCGAACGAACCATCCCCCTATGGATTCAGTCGCATCCGGACACACAGCCGCGTGTTTCCACTGGGAAAATGCCCGGACGGAGATCCCATTGAACTACGCGGAAGAGGGGGCAAACGATGGTGAGTGGCGATGA
- a CDS encoding ABC transporter permease translates to MVSDGPDTDTFTFETSGSTVEVTWSDRLQDFYEEFIYKPGLVAWDDRRTRIGAAIMSIYVLMGILGAWFYPAPESNQVERGLGPFETLSAPLGSTGSGEDVLGMVIHATPEMLIMVMSGGIFATGVAVLIGTVAGYKGGTVDRALTSFSDVAMSIPGLPLVMVLAVVFRPRDPVLIGVLLTINYWAGLGRSIRSQVLTLREESYVEASRTMGVSTSRILFKDIIPNLMPFVLVNFANAARYVVFASVGLYYLGVLPSSVDNWGLQLENAYSQEGALVGGEALYQLIAPMIAIMGIALGLILLAQGLDRVFNPRVRTRLAGESEATAGNEDRETNTEVNM, encoded by the coding sequence ATCGTCTCTGATGGGCCGGATACGGACACGTTCACCTTCGAGACGAGTGGGTCCACCGTGGAAGTCACCTGGAGCGACCGGCTCCAGGATTTCTACGAGGAGTTCATCTACAAGCCCGGACTCGTCGCGTGGGACGACCGGCGGACGCGCATCGGCGCGGCAATCATGTCCATCTACGTGCTCATGGGCATCCTTGGCGCGTGGTTCTACCCCGCGCCCGAAAGCAACCAGGTCGAACGGGGACTGGGACCGTTCGAGACGCTGAGCGCACCGCTGGGCTCGACGGGATCGGGCGAGGACGTGCTGGGGATGGTGATCCACGCGACCCCCGAGATGCTCATCATGGTCATGTCGGGCGGGATCTTCGCTACCGGCGTCGCGGTTCTCATCGGCACGGTTGCTGGCTACAAGGGCGGCACTGTTGACCGCGCATTGACCTCGTTTTCCGACGTGGCGATGTCGATCCCCGGACTTCCGCTCGTCATGGTGCTCGCGGTCGTCTTCAGGCCGAGAGATCCCGTTCTCATCGGAGTGTTGCTCACGATCAACTACTGGGCCGGACTCGGTCGCTCGATCCGGTCGCAAGTGCTCACACTCCGGGAGGAGTCCTACGTCGAGGCCTCACGAACGATGGGCGTCAGTACGTCACGGATCCTGTTCAAAGACATCATCCCGAACCTGATGCCGTTCGTGCTGGTCAACTTCGCCAACGCCGCTCGGTACGTGGTGTTCGCCTCCGTCGGGCTGTACTATCTCGGCGTGTTACCCAGTTCGGTCGACAACTGGGGACTCCAGCTAGAAAACGCCTACTCTCAGGAAGGCGCGCTCGTCGGCGGCGAGGCGCTCTACCAACTGATCGCGCCGATGATTGCCATCATGGGCATCGCACTCGGTCTCATCCTGCTAGCGCAGGGACTCGACCGAGTGTTCAATCCACGTGTCCGAACCCGGCTCGCGGGTGAATCCGAAGCGACCGCGGGGAACGAGGACCGAGAAACGAACACTGAGGTGAATATGTGA
- a CDS encoding ABC transporter permease, giving the protein MNNYYLKRTIRAVLTVWIVITVTFGMIRLLPGGPLEQLRGKLLRQGVSPSRVNAMIESYQNVRPNQSLPEQYYEYMTALLTGDMGQSFLQKEPVTAIIGDALPWTVFVMATSTLLIFLIAIVWGALMAYREGSTFDLASSSASILFAAMPFYVLGIVLIIVFGYQLELLPTSHRLSPDVEPGLSLLFVLDAIDHAILPIASMVLTGAGLQVLAMRGNAIQVLGSDFVRVARLRGLSDRRISVRYVARNAILPMYTGFLTLIGFNLGGSIILEQVFSYPGIGYYMFQALEARDYPLMMGIFLIITIALVLAVYIADLTYGLIDPRVKSGDSRETY; this is encoded by the coding sequence ATGAACAACTACTATCTCAAACGGACGATCCGGGCTGTGTTGACGGTGTGGATCGTCATCACTGTCACGTTCGGGATGATCCGGCTGCTCCCCGGCGGACCGTTGGAACAGCTTCGTGGGAAGCTGCTTCGGCAAGGCGTTTCACCCTCCCGGGTGAACGCGATGATCGAGTCGTATCAGAACGTCCGTCCGAACCAGTCGCTTCCCGAACAGTATTACGAGTATATGACCGCGCTGCTGACCGGGGACATGGGACAATCGTTCCTCCAAAAGGAGCCGGTCACTGCGATCATCGGTGACGCCCTTCCGTGGACGGTGTTCGTCATGGCAACGTCGACGCTGCTCATCTTCCTGATCGCCATCGTGTGGGGCGCGCTCATGGCCTACCGGGAAGGGAGCACGTTCGATCTGGCGTCGAGCAGTGCCTCGATCCTGTTCGCGGCGATGCCGTTTTACGTGCTGGGTATCGTGCTGATCATCGTGTTCGGCTATCAGTTGGAGCTGCTTCCGACGAGCCACCGATTGAGTCCCGACGTGGAACCGGGACTGTCGCTGTTGTTCGTTTTGGACGCCATCGATCACGCCATCCTACCGATCGCGTCGATGGTCCTCACCGGCGCGGGGCTACAGGTGCTGGCAATGCGTGGAAACGCCATTCAGGTGCTGGGTTCGGATTTCGTCCGTGTGGCACGGCTGCGGGGGCTGTCGGACCGCCGAATCTCGGTGCGATACGTCGCGCGAAACGCCATTCTTCCGATGTACACTGGCTTTCTGACGCTGATCGGGTTCAATCTCGGCGGATCGATCATTCTCGAGCAGGTGTTCAGCTATCCCGGTATCGGCTACTACATGTTCCAAGCGCTCGAAGCCCGCGATTACCCACTGATGATGGGTATTTTCCTCATCATCACTATTGCGCTCGTGTTGGCGGTGTACATTGCTGATCTCACCTACGGACTGATCGATCCGCGAGTCAAATCTGGTGATTCACGTGAAACCTACTGA